One window of Desulfonatronum thioautotrophicum genomic DNA carries:
- a CDS encoding helix-turn-helix transcriptional regulator, with the protein MPPKHDQFASPAQKLLGLFGALLFTGREYSLTGLAGMLGCSKQTVLRMMESIERSREVKIESRFSDDGQRWYKARTPRIRPNVSLTPEGIQHLVLCRDMVMHLLPKGLRDEIENTIARSTAFLPNLHDRGDALVSISKAMVKGAIDYTPHQETIERLFQCIRNKTVCELTYQSSTASHPKTYSYAPLRMVSYREALYVSGAKVAEEGSPEIVMRTILCVHRIKEVVPTIRVHALKEEDEGEGQFGFMCLEPFRVQVKFAQEVAAYVSERTWSEDQVVRQLKNGKTILEFTARSRPEVVSWVLSFGRHALLLKPKDLREDLISVIEAMQGQYQGKK; encoded by the coding sequence ATGCCACCGAAACACGATCAGTTTGCAAGCCCGGCTCAGAAACTCCTGGGGCTTTTTGGAGCCTTACTGTTTACGGGAAGAGAATATTCCCTGACAGGGCTGGCCGGGATGCTGGGATGCTCCAAGCAAACCGTCCTGCGCATGATGGAGAGTATTGAGCGTAGTCGGGAAGTGAAGATTGAAAGCAGGTTCTCTGATGACGGGCAACGTTGGTACAAGGCCAGGACGCCCCGGATCAGGCCCAACGTTTCTCTGACGCCGGAGGGGATTCAGCACTTGGTGTTGTGCCGGGATATGGTCATGCATCTGCTGCCCAAGGGACTTCGCGACGAGATCGAGAACACCATTGCCAGGTCAACGGCGTTTCTCCCGAATTTGCACGACCGCGGCGACGCACTGGTTTCCATCTCCAAGGCCATGGTCAAGGGGGCCATCGACTACACCCCGCACCAGGAGACCATTGAGCGCCTGTTTCAGTGCATCCGGAACAAGACGGTCTGCGAGCTGACCTATCAATCGTCCACGGCAAGTCATCCCAAGACCTACAGCTATGCCCCCTTGAGGATGGTTTCCTACCGCGAGGCCCTGTATGTCAGCGGAGCCAAGGTTGCCGAGGAAGGTTCGCCGGAGATCGTGATGCGCACGATCCTCTGTGTCCATCGCATCAAGGAAGTGGTCCCGACCATCCGGGTGCATGCTCTGAAAGAGGAAGATGAAGGAGAAGGCCAATTCGGCTTTATGTGTCTGGAACCGTTCAGGGTGCAGGTCAAGTTCGCGCAAGAAGTGGCGGCTTATGTCTCGGAACGGACCTGGAGCGAGGACCAGGTTGTCAGACAACTCAAGAACGGCAAGACCATCCTGGAATTCACGGCCCGCAGTCGTCCGGAAGTGGTGTCATGGGTGCTGAGCTTTGGTCGCCATGCACTTTTGCTCAAACCCAAGGACTTGCGCGAAGATTTGATCAGCGTGATCGAGGCGATGCAGGGCCAGTACCAGGGCAAGAAATAG